Proteins from one Oryza sativa Japonica Group chromosome 12, ASM3414082v1 genomic window:
- the LOC4351611 gene encoding uncharacterized protein has protein sequence MAAVEGGIGEPPGLARERRLRLRRSVAATGDMDGDGDVGGGGGGGGGGGVRYVLALPAMASLAVLIAHLDAAVPVPRRPRSYLPRAVPMAWWAFRLPVFRPPPPPPPPPAKNPVKEEEGVARVVVVVAPPPPVDPGEEEAGKRAAKRARRCLNCDAVETPQWRSGPMGRSTLCNACGVRLRAVGSLPEHRAPAARTTTAAPASPPDSPIWTPGHKPPSSSPDIYLVRRTPKLPVTRPPRTKQAPPTAPAPAPPPPPPQPASPKTKTKAKAKKPKRKRSCVHCGSTETPQWREGPTGRGTLCNACGVRYRQGRLLPEYRPKGSPTFSPSVHAANHRQVLELRRQQRQSTNPSTPPPPPVSAAEPIPDEQKEEVVSVPVAAAAPATDGGAASSLDALLLDGPSAPLIVDGDDFLEKQFYHLTL, from the exons atggcggcggtggagggcggaATAGGAGAG CCGCCCGGATTAGCCAGGGAAAGGCGCCTACGGCTCCGGCGATCtgtggcggcgaccggcgacatggacggcgacggcgacgttggcggcggcggcggcggtggtggtggtggtggtgttagGTACGTCCTCGCGCTCCCGGCCATGGCGTCGCTGGCCGTCCTCATCGCccacctcgacgccgccgtgcccgtgccccgTAGGCCTCGCAGCTACCTCCCCCGCGCCGTGCCCATGGCGTGGTGGGCCTTCCGGCTCCCCGTCTTCCgccccccgcctccgcctccgccaccgccggccaagAATCCggtcaaggaggaggagggggtggcgcgcgtggtggtggtggtggcgccgccgccgcccgtcgatcccggcgaggaggaggcgggcaaGAGGGCGGCGAAGAGGGCGAGGAGGTGCCTGAACTGCGACGCGGTGGAGACGCCACAGTGGAGGTCGGGCCCGATGGGGAGGAGCACGCTCTGCAACGCCTGCGGCGTCCGCCTCAGGGCGGTCGGCTCGCTGCCTGAACaccgcgcgccggcggcgaggacgacgacggccgcccccgcgtcgccgcccgatAGCCCGATCTGGACGCCCGGCCACAAgccgccctcgtcgtcgccCGACATCTACCTCGTCAGGAGGACACCGAAGCTGCCGGTGACGCGGCCTCCCCGTACCAAGCAAGCTCCGCCCacagcgcccgcgcccgcgcctccgccgccgccgccgcagccggcgtcgccgaagacgaagacgaaggcgaaggcgaagaAGCCGAAGAGGAAGAGAAGCTGCGTGCACTGCGGCTCGACGGAGACGCCGCAGTGGCGGGAGGGGCCGACGGGGCGCGGCACGCTGTGCAACGCGTGCGGCGTGCGGTACAGGCAAGGGAGGCTGCTGCCGGAGTACCGCCCCAAGGGGAGCCCCACCTTCTCGCCGTCCGTGCACGCCGCCAACCACCGCCAGGTGCTCGAGCTCCGCCGCCAGCAGCGGCAGAGCACCAACCCCTccactccaccgccgccgccggtgtccgCCGCCGAGCCAATCCCCGACGAGCAAAAAGAAGAGGTGGTAAGCgtgccagtcgccgccgccgcgcccgccaccgacggcggcgcggcgagctcgCTGGACGCGCTGCTGCTCGACGGGCCGTCGGCGCCGCTCATCGTGGACGGCGACGATTTCTTG GAAAAACAGTTTTACCACCTGACATTGTGA
- the LOC4351610 gene encoding long chain acyl-CoA synthetase 9, chloroplastic, with protein MNPYFVGLLVPIAVSLLLRKRRMVGKMRALPVDVGGEPGYAIRNYRFKQPVETHWEGVTTLAELFEQSCKDYVNMPLLGTRKLISREQESSLDGRSFEKLHLGEYDWKCYAEVFKSVCNFASGLIRLGHQKTDRVAIFAETRAEWQIALQACFRQNITVVTIYASLGEEALCHSLNETEVTTVVCGQKELKKMIDISGQLDTVKRVIYINEEGISAEVSLAQKSTSWIIEPFEDVGRLGDTAPVDANMPLPSDVAVIMYTSGSTGLPKGVMMTHRNVLATLSAVMTIVPEIGKKDVYLAYLPLAHILELAAEALIAAVGASIGYGSPLTLTDTSNKIKKGTLGDASALKPTLMTAVPAILDRVRDGVRKKVDTKGGVAKQLFDVAYNRRLAAVNGSWLGAWGLEKLLWDMLVFKKVRAVLGGKIRFVLSGGAPLSGDTQRFINICLGVPIGQGYGLTETCAGGTFSEYDDPSVGRVGAPLPCSYIKLIDWSEGGYLTSDSPMPRGEIVIGGPNVTKGYFKNEAKTNEVYKDDEKGMRWFYSGDIGRFHPDGCLEIIDRKKDIVKLQHGEYVSLGKVEAALIVSPYVENIMIHADPFHSYCVALVVAAHNELENWASQQGVTYTDFVDLCQKPEAVKEVLGSLSKAAKQARLEKFEIPAKIKLISEPWTPESGLVTAALKLKREVLRKTYEDDLAKLYA; from the exons ATGAACCCTTATTTTGTTGGTCTTCTCGTCCCAATTGCGGTATCTCTTCTCCTACGGAAGAGGAGAATGGTTGGGAAGATGAGGGCACTGCCAGTTGATGTGGGTGGAGAGCCCGGGTATGCAATCCGCAACTATCGATTCAAGCAACCGGTTGAAACTCACTGGGAAGGTGTCACCACGCTCGCCGAGTTGTTTGAGCAGTCCTGCAAGGATTATGTCAACATGCCGCTCCTCGGCACCAGGAAGCTCATCTCCAGGGAACAGGAATCATCACTAGATGGGAGGTCCTTTGAGAAGCTTCATCTTGGAGAGTATGACTGGAAGTGCTACGCTGAGGTATTCAAGAGTGTTTGCAACTTCGCATCTGGACTAATTCGGCTAGGCCATCAGAAGACTGATCGTGTTGCTATTTTCGCCGAGACGCGGGCTGAGTGGCAAATTGCTCTGCAG GCATGCTTCAGGCAAAATATTACAGTTGTCACAATCTACGCCTCCTTGGGAGAGGAAGCACTGTGCCACTCACTAAATGAG ACAGAGGTTACTACTGTTGTATGTGGTCAGAAAGAACTGAAAAAAATGATTGATATAAGTGGGCAGCTTGACACAGTAAAGCGAGTTATCTATATCAATGAGGAAGGAATCTCAGCTGAAGTTTCTTTAGCTCAAAAAAGCACTAGCTGGATAATTGAGCCGTTTGAGGATGTAGGTAGATTGGGAGATACAGCACCTGTTGATGCAAACATGCCTCTCCCATCTGACGTAGCAGTGATAATGTATACAAGCGGTAGCACCGGATTGCCTAAG GGAGTAATGATGACCCATCGGAACGTCCTGGCTACACTTTCAGCAGTTATGACCATTGTGCCTGAAATTGGTAAAAAGGATGTATACCTGGCCTACCTGCCACTTGCACACATTCTTGAGTTGGCAGCTGAG gcacTCATAGCTGCTGTTGGGGCTTCCATAGGATATGGATCACCCTTGACCCTGACTGATACatcaaacaaaataaaaaagggaACACTGGGTGATGCTTCTGCACTCAAGCCAACACTGATGACCGCTGTACCTGCTATACTTGATCGTGTTCGTGATGGTGTGAGAAAGAAG GTGGATACAAAGGGTGGTGTAGCAAAGCAGTTATTTGATGTTGCCTATAATCGTCGACTTGCCGCAGTCAATGGAAGTTGGCTGGGTGCATGGGGATTAGAGAAACTCTTGTGGGATATGCTTGTCTTCAAAAAGGTGCGAGCAGTTTTGGGAGGAAAAATTCGCTTTGTACTTTCAGGTGGAGCACCTCTATCAGGAGATACCCAGAGATTTATCAATATATGCCTTGG GGTTCCAATAGGGCAAGGGTATGGTCTTACTGAGACATGTGCTGGAGGAACATTTTCTGAGTATGATGACCCATCTGTTGGTCGCGTTGGTGCTCCACTACCTTGTTCGTACATTAAG CTGATTGACTGGTCAGAAGGTGGATACTTAACAAGTGACTCCCCAATGCCTCGAGGAGAGATTGTCATTGGTGGTCCCAATGTAACTAAAGGCTATTTCAAGAATGAAGCTAAAACAAATGAAGTCTATAAG GATGACGAAAAAGGTATGCGATGGTTCTATTCTGGTGACATCGGGCGCTTCCACCCAGATGGCTGCCTTGAAATCATTGACCGTAAAAAGGATATTGTGAAGCTTCAACATGGTGAATATGTGTCTCTCGGGAAG GTGGAGGCTGCTCTGATTGTGAGCCCATATGTGGAGAACATCATGATCCATGCTGATCCTTTCCACAGTTACTGTGTTGCACTTGTGGTAGCTGCACACAATGAGCTGGAAAACTGGGCTTCGCAGCAGGGAGTTACATACACCGATTTCGTAGATTTGTGCCAGAAGCCAGAGGCTGTTAAAGAAGTGCTTGGATCTCTATCAAAG GCTGCGAAGCAAGCGCGACTGGAGAAGTTTGAGATCCCGGCCAAGATCAAGCTGATATCTGAGCCATGGACCCCGGAGTCTGGCCTTGTCACTGCTGCCCTCAAGCTCAAGAGGGAAGTGCTCAGGAAGACATATGAGGATGATCTTGCTAAACTATACGCCTGA